In Glaciimonas sp. PCH181, a single genomic region encodes these proteins:
- a CDS encoding terminase ATPase subunit family protein, whose product MSELLTKIPSINEQETDPRRIAKHLYWGGWRVTSIADHLQLKRSTIESWKQRDEWEKAPEMARVESSLSTRLIRLINKEAKTGGDFKEIDLLGRQVERMARVRRYEAPGGNEVDLNPNLEKRNAGPKKKPSRNDFSDEQKKQLLDAFQDSLFDYQKEWHRNSDQRTRVILKSRQIGATWYFAREALADAIETGRNQIFLSASKSQAHVFKQYIIQFAKDAAGVDLSGDPIVLPNGAHLYFLGTNARTAQGYHGNFYFDEFFWTHNFAELNTVASGMALHKQWRKTYFSTPSAITHQAYAFWTGELFNKRRAKADQREIDVSHRRLASGFTGEDKIWRQIVTILDAERGGCNLFDIEELRNFEYSPDQFDNLLMCNFIDDTKSVFPLMALQRCMIDSWVNWADYKPFSARPFGNRGVWIGYDPSLNGDSAGCVVIAPPLVAGGKFRILERFQWRGIDFEAQAKAIKEMTERYHVEYIGIDTTGMGIGVFPLVKQFFPMVTAINYSPEVKTRMVLKAQNIINKARLEFDAGWTDIAQSFMTIRKVLTPSGRQVTYDAGRTDETGHADLAWACMHALDHEPFEGSHESSLSFMEIYT is encoded by the coding sequence ATGTCTGAATTGCTTACCAAAATCCCCAGCATTAACGAACAGGAAACCGATCCGCGCCGCATCGCTAAGCATCTGTATTGGGGCGGCTGGCGGGTGACGTCGATTGCCGATCATTTGCAACTGAAGCGTTCTACGATTGAAAGCTGGAAGCAGCGCGACGAATGGGAGAAGGCGCCGGAGATGGCGCGGGTGGAGTCGTCTTTGTCGACGCGCCTGATCCGACTGATTAACAAAGAGGCGAAGACCGGCGGCGATTTTAAAGAGATCGATTTGCTGGGGCGGCAGGTGGAGCGCATGGCGCGGGTGCGGCGGTATGAGGCACCGGGTGGTAACGAAGTCGATCTGAATCCGAATCTGGAAAAGCGCAATGCAGGGCCGAAGAAGAAGCCTAGCCGCAACGATTTTAGCGACGAACAAAAAAAGCAATTGCTGGATGCGTTTCAGGATTCTTTGTTTGACTATCAGAAAGAATGGCACCGCAATAGCGACCAGCGCACACGCGTGATTTTGAAGTCGCGCCAGATCGGGGCGACCTGGTACTTTGCGCGGGAGGCGCTGGCGGATGCGATTGAGACTGGGCGCAATCAAATCTTTTTATCGGCCTCAAAATCGCAGGCGCATGTGTTTAAGCAATACATCATCCAGTTCGCCAAAGACGCGGCAGGTGTGGATCTGAGCGGCGACCCGATAGTGTTGCCGAACGGTGCGCATTTGTACTTCCTTGGGACCAATGCCCGCACCGCGCAGGGCTATCACGGCAATTTCTATTTTGATGAATTTTTCTGGACGCATAACTTTGCCGAGCTGAACACGGTGGCGTCTGGCATGGCGTTGCATAAGCAGTGGCGCAAGACGTATTTTTCGACACCGTCGGCGATTACGCATCAGGCGTATGCGTTCTGGACCGGTGAGCTTTTCAACAAGCGCCGCGCCAAAGCGGACCAGCGCGAGATCGATGTCAGTCACCGGCGGTTGGCGTCTGGGTTCACTGGCGAGGACAAAATCTGGCGCCAGATCGTGACGATTCTGGATGCCGAGCGGGGTGGTTGCAATCTGTTCGATATTGAAGAGTTGCGCAATTTTGAATACAGCCCGGATCAGTTCGACAACCTGCTGATGTGCAATTTTATCGATGATACGAAATCGGTATTTCCGCTGATGGCATTGCAACGTTGCATGATCGATTCGTGGGTGAACTGGGCTGACTACAAGCCGTTTTCAGCACGGCCTTTTGGCAACCGGGGGGTCTGGATCGGCTACGACCCGTCATTGAACGGGGATAGCGCTGGCTGCGTGGTGATTGCACCGCCGCTGGTCGCCGGTGGCAAGTTTCGAATTTTAGAGCGCTTTCAATGGCGCGGGATCGACTTCGAAGCGCAGGCCAAGGCGATCAAAGAAATGACGGAGCGTTATCACGTGGAATACATCGGGATCGATACCACTGGCATGGGGATCGGTGTATTCCCGCTGGTCAAACAATTCTTTCCGATGGTGACGGCGATCAACTATTCGCCGGAAGTTAAAACCCGGATGGTGCTGAAGGCACAAAACATCATTAATAAAGCGCGGCTGGAATTCGACGCCGGATGGACCGACATCGCCCAATCGTTTATGACCATCCGCAAAGTCCTGACCCCCAGCGGGCGACAGGTTACCTATGACGCAGGCCGTACTGACGAGACCGGGCACGCCGATCTGGCCTGGGCTTGCATGCACGCTCTTGATCACGAGCCGTTCGAAGGCTCACACGAAAGCAGTCTTTCTTTTATGGAAATTTACACTTAA
- a CDS encoding D-Ala-D-Ala carboxypeptidase family metallohydrolase: MTTLTEHFTLEELVHSDTARILGIANVPTPAIVANLRRLAQFNEMVRLALGGAAMTISSGYRCPALNRAVGGARNSAHLHGLANDFIAPTFGTPLAICQTLKKSYLEFDQLIYERAGGAIWVHLAIAREGSQPRRQTLTVDNKSTRIGLWQ, translated from the coding sequence ATGACTACACTCACTGAACATTTCACGCTAGAAGAACTGGTCCATAGCGACACGGCGCGTATCCTCGGCATTGCCAACGTGCCGACGCCTGCCATCGTCGCCAACCTGCGCCGTCTCGCGCAATTTAACGAAATGGTGCGGCTGGCATTGGGCGGTGCTGCAATGACCATTTCCAGCGGCTATCGCTGCCCGGCGTTGAATCGCGCCGTCGGTGGCGCGCGCAACAGCGCACACTTGCATGGCTTGGCGAACGACTTCATCGCGCCGACATTTGGCACGCCGCTTGCAATCTGCCAGACGCTAAAAAAATCCTACCTTGAATTCGATCAACTGATTTATGAGCGGGCCGGAGGAGCAATCTGGGTGCATCTGGCGATTGCTCGCGAAGGGTCACAGCCGCGCCGTCAGACATTAACGGTCGACAATAAAAGTACGCGGATCGGATTGTGGCAATGA
- a CDS encoding phage holin family protein produces MINPIDNLMHQYLTAIALLCYATTCIQLLCYRRGKANYRINLSCIAWLLIALNGSCALEILLGNVHISLGQTVLAFTLCVLVHHAKGNVANVLREIYDYTH; encoded by the coding sequence ATGATTAATCCAATCGATAACCTAATGCATCAATACCTTACCGCCATCGCGTTGCTCTGCTACGCAACTACCTGCATACAACTACTGTGCTATCGGCGCGGGAAGGCCAACTATCGCATTAACCTCTCCTGCATAGCGTGGCTCCTGATTGCGCTAAACGGTAGCTGCGCGTTGGAAATTTTGCTCGGCAACGTCCATATCTCGCTCGGACAAACCGTTCTTGCTTTTACCTTGTGCGTGTTAGTCCATCACGCCAAAGGCAATGTCGCCAACGTTTTACGAGAAATCTATGACTACACTCACTGA
- a CDS encoding putative holin — translation MAEPSTATLLLTTAAGIGVSSLVPGIDGNALIGAFAGAALVAISSKNLPLLQRLAYMVISLAVGYLAAPEIIHNTPLKQSGVAAFIASAGVIALTLHGIDLIKTIRLPDWLRKGGRND, via the coding sequence ATGGCCGAACCCAGCACTGCCACTTTATTACTCACCACCGCCGCAGGCATCGGCGTGTCGTCGCTTGTGCCCGGCATCGACGGCAACGCCCTCATCGGTGCCTTCGCCGGTGCCGCACTCGTCGCCATTTCCAGCAAAAACCTGCCGCTATTGCAACGACTGGCGTACATGGTCATTTCGTTAGCGGTCGGCTATCTGGCCGCCCCGGAAATCATTCATAACACGCCGCTAAAACAATCCGGCGTGGCCGCCTTCATCGCCTCGGCAGGCGTAATTGCATTGACATTGCACGGCATCGATCTGATCAAAACCATCCGCCTGCCAGACTGGTTACGTAAAGGGGGTCGCAATGATTAA
- a CDS encoding tail protein X, with protein MIVRAQQHDTLDLLCWRHLGATANVVEAALECNPGLADLGPLMPHGQLVILPDSTGLPTNTILTVNLWD; from the coding sequence ATGATCGTGCGCGCCCAACAACACGACACGCTGGATTTGCTCTGCTGGCGACATCTCGGCGCGACCGCCAACGTGGTCGAAGCGGCGCTTGAATGCAATCCCGGTCTGGCTGATCTTGGGCCGCTAATGCCGCATGGGCAACTGGTGATCTTGCCAGACAGCACCGGCTTGCCGACTAACACCATCCTGACCGTCAATCTCTGGGACTAA
- a CDS encoding head completion/stabilization protein → MSFMAVAPISPQQETDTTVVENDGWFPDIALHHMRDAMRLDGTVTTPRLVQAVAEAILHVNRELDQWQNAQLDAGYSTLEAVPAKKINRESKLLIHYRRAVYSTAKADLLEKYRDYDSTGASMTDKKSTEFLDNAPGEQRRNAHWAIADIVHRHHLTVELI, encoded by the coding sequence ATGAGTTTCATGGCTGTTGCCCCCATTTCACCCCAGCAAGAAACGGACACCACCGTCGTCGAAAACGACGGCTGGTTTCCCGATATCGCCCTGCATCACATGCGCGACGCGATGCGGCTTGATGGCACCGTGACCACGCCCCGTCTGGTGCAAGCGGTGGCCGAAGCGATTCTGCATGTCAATCGTGAACTCGATCAATGGCAGAACGCCCAACTCGATGCTGGCTACAGCACGCTCGAAGCCGTGCCCGCCAAAAAGATCAATCGCGAAAGCAAACTATTGATCCACTATCGCCGCGCTGTCTACAGCACCGCAAAAGCCGACTTGCTGGAAAAGTACCGCGATTACGACAGCACCGGGGCGTCCATGACGGATAAAAAATCGACGGAGTTTCTCGACAACGCACCAGGCGAACAACGCCGCAATGCGCATTGGGCGATTGCCGATATAGTGCACCGGCATCACTTAACCGTCGAATTGATCTGA
- a CDS encoding GPO family capsid scaffolding protein, whose product MPNKSKSKFFRVALEGATTDGRVIDRAFIEQMAARFDPELYGARVWLEHHRSKLPDGPFKAYGDVLAVKAEEVTLGGVKKLALFAQISPLPELIAMNKARQKIYTSIEINPEFADTDQAYLVGLAVTDSPASLGTEILTFAARHPEVSPFINRKQDPNNLFSVAVETTLEFDDVLPTDPSGNTLSDTVKNILKRFTTKTTRDQIQFADITDAVATLATHVSDSAEQFTASQERIAELETTLKDTNDAFIRFKNLMETQDTHSSHRPPATGGTGTLQTDF is encoded by the coding sequence ATGCCAAATAAATCAAAATCCAAATTCTTCCGCGTTGCGCTGGAAGGTGCCACGACCGATGGCCGCGTCATTGACCGCGCCTTCATTGAACAGATGGCAGCACGCTTCGATCCCGAACTCTACGGCGCCCGCGTCTGGCTAGAACACCATCGCAGCAAGTTACCCGACGGTCCCTTCAAAGCCTACGGTGATGTGCTGGCCGTCAAGGCCGAAGAAGTCACGCTTGGCGGCGTCAAGAAGCTGGCCTTATTTGCGCAGATATCGCCTTTGCCAGAACTCATCGCGATGAACAAAGCACGTCAAAAAATTTATACCAGCATCGAAATCAATCCAGAATTTGCCGATACCGACCAAGCCTATTTAGTCGGCCTCGCGGTGACCGACAGTCCCGCCAGTCTCGGCACCGAAATATTGACATTCGCCGCCCGACACCCAGAGGTCAGTCCCTTCATCAATCGCAAGCAAGACCCCAACAATCTCTTTTCAGTAGCAGTCGAAACCACACTGGAATTTGACGATGTACTGCCTACCGACCCTTCAGGAAACACCTTGTCCGATACCGTTAAAAATATCCTCAAACGCTTCACCACAAAAACCACCCGTGATCAGATACAGTTTGCCGACATCACCGATGCCGTCGCCACACTGGCGACCCATGTCAGCGACAGCGCCGAACAATTTACCGCTAGTCAGGAACGCATCGCCGAGTTGGAAACAACGTTAAAAGATACCAATGACGCGTTCATCAGATTCAAAAACCTGATGGAAACACAAGACACGCATAGCAGTCATCGCCCACCAGCCACCGGCGGCACCGGCACGCTGCAAACCGACTTTTAA
- a CDS encoding phage major capsid protein, P2 family — protein MRANTRIAFDSYAARVAQLNATSSVLHTFSVAPTVQQKLEDKIQESSEFLTKINIIGVTEQEGEKLGLGVSGPIASRTDTSKGDRQTRDVAGLESRHYRCEKTNFDTHIGYAKLDAWAKFADFQSRIARQILIRQGLDRMVIGFNGTKIASNTDIAAYPLLQDVNKGWLQHYRDEAPQRVMAQGEAKPGKLLIGTGGDYLNLDAAVADAINLLDPWYQEDTGLIAFVGRKLLNDKYFPIINTKQAPTEALATDIIVSQKRIGGLPAVRVPFFPDNAILITRFDNLSIYFQDGARRRRVVDEAKRDRIENYESSNDAYVVEDFGLGAMLENIELVPDVPVAQA, from the coding sequence ATGAGAGCCAATACCCGTATCGCCTTCGACAGCTACGCCGCCCGCGTCGCCCAGTTAAACGCCACATCCAGCGTGCTGCATACCTTTAGCGTTGCACCCACTGTGCAGCAAAAGCTTGAAGATAAAATTCAGGAATCCAGCGAATTCCTCACCAAGATCAACATAATCGGCGTCACCGAACAAGAAGGCGAAAAACTCGGCCTCGGTGTCTCCGGCCCCATCGCCAGCCGCACCGATACTAGCAAAGGTGATCGCCAGACACGTGACGTGGCCGGTCTGGAAAGCCGCCACTATCGCTGCGAAAAAACCAACTTCGACACCCACATCGGCTACGCCAAACTCGATGCGTGGGCCAAGTTTGCCGACTTTCAAAGTCGCATCGCCAGACAGATTCTGATTCGTCAGGGATTAGACCGCATGGTGATCGGTTTTAACGGCACCAAGATCGCCTCCAACACCGACATCGCCGCATATCCGCTGCTGCAAGACGTCAACAAAGGCTGGCTGCAACACTATCGCGATGAAGCGCCGCAACGTGTGATGGCGCAAGGCGAGGCCAAACCGGGCAAGCTGCTCATCGGCACGGGAGGCGATTATCTGAATCTGGACGCAGCAGTCGCCGACGCCATCAACCTGCTCGACCCGTGGTATCAGGAAGATACCGGCCTCATTGCCTTCGTCGGCCGCAAGCTGTTAAACGATAAATACTTCCCGATAATCAACACCAAACAAGCGCCCACCGAAGCACTGGCCACCGACATCATCGTCAGCCAGAAACGCATCGGTGGACTGCCTGCGGTACGCGTCCCGTTCTTTCCAGACAACGCGATTCTGATCACCCGCTTTGACAACCTGTCGATATATTTTCAGGACGGTGCGCGCCGTCGTCGCGTGGTCGATGAAGCCAAACGCGACCGTATCGAAAACTACGAATCATCGAACGATGCCTACGTCGTCGAAGATTTCGGCCTCGGTGCGATGTTAGAAAACATCGAACTGGTGCCCGACGTACCGGTCGCGCAGGCATAA
- a CDS encoding ImmA/IrrE family metallo-endopeptidase: MKQILKIPQLLNLSALNDFLKEKRDYDLFENAPPIAIDTVAELLGIEVNDTPSFDLEDLYTVGKITLAIDQPAKIWINPMENSYTPRRRFTLAHEIGHFCMHRSDNQMTFVDTKATMNRSESFWNRHESEANTFAAELLMPATLIRSVGRKVIDLYKVEQNVEKMPMANFIEQMAVRFKVSNPAMEYRLKNLGIRAVKTPANA, from the coding sequence ATGAAACAAATTCTGAAAATTCCTCAGCTCTTGAATTTATCGGCCCTCAACGATTTTCTTAAAGAAAAACGAGACTATGATCTTTTTGAAAATGCACCCCCGATTGCTATTGACACTGTTGCTGAACTTTTGGGAATAGAGGTTAATGACACTCCAAGCTTTGATTTGGAAGACCTCTATACCGTCGGAAAAATAACCCTTGCGATAGATCAGCCGGCAAAAATATGGATCAATCCGATGGAGAATTCTTATACCCCTCGGCGGAGATTTACGCTTGCTCATGAAATCGGACATTTTTGCATGCACCGGTCAGACAACCAAATGACCTTTGTTGATACTAAAGCTACGATGAATAGAAGCGAGTCTTTCTGGAATAGGCACGAGTCTGAAGCTAATACTTTTGCTGCTGAGCTATTGATGCCTGCGACATTGATTAGATCAGTGGGTAGGAAGGTTATCGACCTCTATAAAGTGGAACAAAATGTCGAAAAAATGCCTATGGCTAATTTCATAGAACAGATGGCAGTACGATTTAAGGTCTCGAATCCAGCTATGGAATATCGTCTCAAAAATCTAGGCATCAGAGCAGTCAAGACTCCAGCTAACGCATGA
- the gpM gene encoding phage terminase small subunit: protein MRHLSPALRHQARILAEQSAASSAPGQPTSGSAYELQLYQLAEHKRALKTIQSIKGKIAHKATLLPEYQAWIEGVLAAGNGGQDDVLTTLLVWSIDVGEFDRALEIARYAVLHKMTLPDQYSRDIPTMLLDEFAGAYLHKNGGGMLAKDPRHAVDVLGAIGELTQDSDVPDQARAKLHKALGYALLAVANNGKDDKVDFKPAQLAMAKAANLNLKRALTLFEGVGVKKDIERLERRLKKAPQG, encoded by the coding sequence ATGCGCCATCTCTCTCCTGCGCTGCGGCATCAGGCGCGCATATTGGCCGAACAGTCGGCGGCCAGCAGTGCGCCCGGCCAGCCGACATCCGGCAGCGCCTACGAATTGCAGCTGTACCAGTTAGCCGAGCACAAGCGCGCCCTCAAAACGATCCAGTCGATCAAAGGCAAGATCGCCCACAAAGCCACCTTGCTGCCGGAATATCAAGCATGGATAGAGGGCGTGCTGGCCGCCGGGAATGGCGGTCAGGATGATGTCCTGACGACCCTGCTGGTCTGGTCGATCGATGTCGGTGAATTTGATCGCGCTCTGGAAATTGCCCGTTATGCGGTCCTGCACAAGATGACCTTGCCGGACCAGTACAGTCGCGATATCCCGACCATGTTGCTCGACGAATTTGCCGGGGCATATCTTCACAAAAACGGCGGCGGCATGCTGGCAAAAGACCCCCGGCACGCAGTCGACGTCCTCGGCGCTATCGGCGAACTGACGCAAGACAGCGACGTACCCGATCAGGCCCGCGCCAAGCTGCATAAGGCGCTCGGCTATGCCCTGCTGGCGGTGGCCAATAACGGCAAAGATGACAAGGTTGACTTCAAGCCCGCCCAATTAGCGATGGCAAAGGCCGCCAACCTCAACCTGAAACGTGCCCTGACGCTATTTGAAGGCGTCGGCGTTAAGAAAGATATAGAACGCCTTGAACGACGCTTGAAAAAAGCGCCGCAAGGCTAA
- a CDS encoding phage portal protein, which translates to MSTTDGSGNNIEAFTFGDPTPVLDHSEVLDSFECWLNGNWYEPPVSFPGLAKSFNASVHHSSALYFKTNILTSTFVPHKYLSRDTFKRFALDFLTFGNAYLEKRSSRIGLTLKLDHALAKYVRRGRDLDIYYFINGLQQEHTFDKGTIFHLMDPDINQEVYGVPQYLSALQSAWLNEAATLFRRKYYKNGSHAGFIFYLTDPGVNNGDVESMRQAMRESKGPGNFRNLFVYSPKGMKDGIQILPVSDVAAKDEFFNVKGVTRDDVLAAHRVPPQLLGIMPSNAGGFGAVEPAARVFARNELVPLQAQFMALNDWLGQEVVRFEEYVLVTGEGASHE; encoded by the coding sequence ATGTCGACGACAGACGGCAGCGGTAATAACATCGAGGCCTTTACCTTTGGCGATCCGACGCCGGTGCTGGATCATAGCGAGGTGCTGGACAGTTTTGAATGCTGGCTCAACGGCAACTGGTACGAGCCGCCCGTCAGTTTCCCTGGACTGGCCAAATCATTCAATGCCAGCGTACATCACAGCAGCGCGCTGTACTTCAAAACCAACATCCTGACCTCAACCTTTGTGCCGCATAAATATCTGTCACGGGATACCTTTAAACGCTTTGCGCTGGATTTTTTAACGTTTGGTAATGCGTATCTGGAGAAGCGTAGCAGCCGCATCGGACTGACCTTGAAACTGGATCACGCCCTGGCGAAATACGTGCGGCGCGGGCGCGATCTGGATATTTATTACTTCATCAACGGTTTGCAGCAGGAGCATACGTTTGACAAGGGCACGATCTTTCATTTGATGGACCCCGATATCAACCAGGAGGTATATGGCGTGCCGCAATATCTGAGCGCGTTGCAGTCGGCGTGGCTTAACGAGGCGGCGACGTTATTCCGCCGTAAGTATTACAAAAACGGCTCGCACGCTGGCTTCATTTTTTATCTGACCGATCCTGGCGTTAATAACGGCGATGTCGAATCGATGCGACAGGCTATGCGCGAGAGCAAAGGGCCGGGAAATTTTCGCAATCTGTTTGTGTATTCACCGAAAGGTATGAAGGACGGGATTCAGATTCTGCCGGTCTCCGACGTGGCCGCCAAGGATGAGTTCTTCAATGTGAAGGGCGTGACACGGGACGATGTGCTGGCAGCGCATCGCGTGCCACCGCAGCTGCTCGGCATCATGCCCAGCAATGCCGGGGGCTTTGGCGCGGTTGAGCCAGCTGCGCGAGTATTTGCACGCAACGAGCTGGTGCCGCTGCAAGCGCAGTTTATGGCGTTGAATGACTGGCTGGGGCAGGAGGTGGTGAGGTTTGAAGAGTACGTACTGGTGACCGGCGAAGGGGCAAGCCATGAGTGA
- the lysB gene encoding Rz-like lysis system protein LysB (The gene for this Rz-like phage lysis system protein may overlap extensively with the gene for the other spanin subunit, the Rz1-like protein in the outer membrane.) has translation MIAMLMIGMVGATFYIQHDTLSAETKRADRAESNVTDRDRTITALKDAAVTHRKALGILQAQRTAIAATLTQREQTIQQHQHENIAIRAWAESAVPDAIARLRHRPAFTGADAYRQRLPASDALHPASKRPDN, from the coding sequence ATGATAGCGATGCTAATGATCGGTATGGTGGGTGCGACGTTCTACATTCAGCACGATACCCTCAGCGCAGAAACCAAGCGTGCAGACCGGGCCGAGAGCAACGTCACCGACCGCGACCGCACCATCACCGCGTTAAAAGATGCGGCCGTCACCCACCGCAAAGCCCTTGGCATATTACAAGCCCAGCGCACCGCCATCGCCGCCACGCTCACACAACGCGAACAAACCATCCAACAACACCAACATGAAAACATCGCTATCCGCGCTTGGGCCGAGTCTGCTGTGCCTGACGCTATTGCCCGGCTGCGCCACCGTCCCGCCTTCACCGGCGCAGACGCTTATCGTCAACGCCTGCCCGCCAGTGACGCTCTGCATCCTGCCAGCAAGCGCCCCGACAACTAA